The Ralstonia pseudosolanacearum genome includes the window TGAGAACGCTGCGGCAAGCGAAGAGCGAAGCCCCGCCAGCCTCCCGGCGGGATGGCTTGCCCAGGGGACGGGGTGTAGCGATTGAAAAATGCATTGCCCCGTCCCCGGAAAACCAGGGTTTTCAGGGCTAACAGGCATGGTTTTCTACGACCATTAATCCTAGAATGTGTCGAGCAATTCCTATTTCGTTCGGTCATCGGTTCAGTGGAACCGAGGGAGCATGGCCATGCCAGACCCGAAGACGAATCCCCACGCCCCGGCCCAGGCCGACACCGTCGATGCCGGGCCCGCGCGCCGCCGTTTCCTGGTGGGCGCCGCTCTTGCCGCGGCGGCGGCCGGCACGGCAGCCACGGCGGGCCGCCTGGCGCCGACGCAGGCTTCCGGCGCCGCCGAGCCCGCTGAGCCCGCCGATGACAAGGCCACCGGCTATCGGCTGACCGAGCACATCCGCAAGTACTACCGGACCACGTGGGTCTGAGGTCAGCCTCCCCGCTGCCTCCCCGCTCCCGCGCGATTCCCGCTCCTCCCCTCCCAGGTGACACCATGCTTCTGACCCGCAAACCGGTGGCGCGGGATGCCAAGACCGGGCAGGCAAGCCGCACCGGCGCCGCGACGC containing:
- a CDS encoding formate dehydrogenase, giving the protein MPDPKTNPHAPAQADTVDAGPARRRFLVGAALAAAAAGTAATAGRLAPTQASGAAEPAEPADDKATGYRLTEHIRKYYRTTWV